The nucleotide window GCGATGACGCGGGTGCGACGTGGCAGGACATCGGCGGCGGACTGCCCTCCGACTTCGGCTTCGCCGTGGCCGCGCATCCGCACACGGGAGGTGTCGCCTACCTCTTCCCGATCACCGCCGACATCGACCGGGTGCCGGCCGGGCACCACTGCCGGGTCTACCGCACCTGTGACGCCGGCGGAAGCTGGGAGCCCCTGAGCGACGGCCTGCCGCAGGAGGACCACTACGGCACGGTGCTCAGGGACGCCCTCTGCGTCGATGACAGCGATCCCGCCGGGGTGTATTTCGGCAACCGCAACGGCGAGGTCTACGCCAGCGCGGACGACGGCGACAGCTGGCAGCAGCTCGCCTCCCATCTGCCGGATGTGCTGTGCGTACGGGCGGCCGCCGTGGCCTGAGAAGAGGCGGACGGGAGGGGCGATCCGGGTGCCGGACAACGAGGTGGGAGGGAGTGGCAGTTGGGGACCGCGTAGGGCGGGCCGCCGGAGTCCGGGCCATTGGTTGAAGGGGAGCGGGTCCGGGCCAGTAGGGTGATCCCGTGGCTGCACGACCTCTCCAAGAAATTGTCGAACCAGGCTGGGCCAAGGAACTTGAGCCCGTCGCCGACCGGATCGCCGCGATGGGCGACTTCCTGCGGGCGGAGATCGCCGCGGGACGGAGCTATCTGCCGGCCGGCGCCGATGTGCTGCGCGCCTTCCAACAGCCCTTCGACGAGGTGCGGGTGCTCATCGTCGGGCAGGACCCCTACCCCACACCGGGGCATGCGGTCGGGCTCAGCTTCTCCGTGGCGCCGGAGGTGCGTCCGCTGCCGCCGAGCCTGGAGAACATCTTCCGCGAGCTGCACTCCGACCTCGGACTGCCCCGGCCGTCGAACGGCGATCTGACCCCGTGGACGCGCCAGGGCGTACTCCTGCTGAACAGAGCGCTGACGACGGCGCCCCGCAAACCGGCCGCGCACCGCGGCAAGGGCTGGGAAGAGGTCACCGAACAGGCCATCCGCGCGCTGGTGGCCCGCGGGCGCCCGCTGGTCTCGGTGCTGTGGGGGCGCGATGCCCGCAATCTGCGGCCGCTGCTCGGCGACCTGCCGGCCGTCGAGTCCTCGCACCCCTCCCCCATGTCCGCCGACCGGGGCTTCTTCGGCTCACGGCCCTTCAGCCGGGTGAACGACCTGCTGGCACGGCAGGGCGCCCAGCCCGTCGACTGGAGGCTGCCCTGACACCGGGCGATAGTGTGCCTCGTATGACGAATGCGAACATCCCTGCGGGTTGGTACGCCGACCCACAGGGCACCCCCCACCAACTGCGCTGGTGGGACGGGTCCCGCTGGACGGAGCACACCCACCCGGGACAACAGCCCCCGGCCCCGCACCAGGCGCCCCAGCCGGGCCACCAGCAGGCACCACAGCAGCCGGCGCCCCAGCAGGCGGCGCAGCAACAGGCCACCCAGCAGCCCCCGCAGCAGATGCCGCACCAGTCCGCTCCGCAGCAGCAGCTGCCGCCGCAACAGGCGCCGGGCCAGGCTCCGTACCCGGGCCCGCAGCAAGGCGGCGCCCCGTACGGCGCGCAGGGCTACGGCCACCCCCAGCAGGCGCCCGGCCAGCAGTTGCCCGGCCAGCAGATGCAGCAGCCGTACGGACAGCAGCCGATGCCGGGGCAGCCCGCCGGGAATCCGGGCGCCGTGCAGCATCAGGTGCAGCAGCAGGCCGGGGTGGCGCCCGGCGGGCCGGGCGGCGGCAGCCTGTTCACCGAACCGGTGCTGGTGGTCAACCAGAAGGCCAAGCTGATCGAGGTCACCAACGAGTACAGCGTCTTCGACCAGCACGGCAACACCATCGGCACGGTCGTCCAGGTCGGCCAGAGCACGGCCAAGAAGGTCCTGCGCGTCGTCTCCAGCCTCGATCAGTACATGACCCACAAGCTGGAGATCCGGGACGCCTACGGCCAGCCGCAGCTGGTGCTGACCCGGCCGGCGAAGATCCTCAAGTCCAAGGTGATCGTGCAGCGTCCGGACGGCTCGCCGGTCGGCGAGATCGTGCAGCAGAACGCCATCGGGAAGATCAACTTCGCGATGATGGTCAACGGCCAGCAGATCGGCGCCATCAAGGCCGAGAACTGGCGCGCCTGGAACTTCGCCATCGTCGACCACGCCGACACCGAGGTCGCCCGGATCACCAAGACCTGGGAGGGGCTGGCCAAGACGATGTTCACGACGGCGGACAACTACGTCCTGCAGATCCACCACCAGCTGCCCGACCCGTTGCTGAGCCTGGTCGTCGCCACGGCCCTGACCGTCGACACCGCCCTCAAGCAGGACGCCCGCGGCCTTGGGTGAGCCCCCCGGCCACGGCCGGGACGCCGCCGGGGCCGGTCATGTCCTCGGCGTGGACTCGGGTGGGTCGGGGCTGCGGATCGCCGTCGCCCGCGCGGACGACGAGGCCGCCCGCCCGCTGGCCGTACGCGTCTCCCGCGAGCCGGTGCGCACCGGCCCCGCCGGGATCGACGCCGGACATCTGCTGTCCCAACTGCTGCCCGCAGCACAGGAGTTGCGGCGCGAAGCGGGTGCGGACGGGTTCACCGCGGTGTGCGTGGGCGCGGCCGGTGCGGCCACGCTGGGCGATGAGCTGCGCGGCCGGCTGCCCGCCGCACTGGCCACCGCCCTCGGAGTGCGGCGCTGCGCGGTGGCCGCGGACGCGGTCACCGCGTACGCCGGGGCACTGGGGCAGCGCCCCGGTGCCGTGGTCGTCGCGGGCACCGGCATGATCGCCCTGGGCACGGATCCGACCACCCCGGGCGGCTGGCGCCGTGCGGACGGCTGGGGCCATCTGCTGGGCGATTGCGGCGGCGGAGCCTGGCTGGGCCGCGCCGGACTGGAGGCCGCGCTGCGGGCGTACGACGGGCGGCCCGGCGGTTCGGCCGCCCTGCTGGCGCGCGCGGAAGCGGTGTTCGGGCCGGCCGGTGAACTGCCCGGCGCCCTCTACCCGCGCGCCGACCGGCCCGCCGCCCTCGCCTCGTTCGCCCCGGAGGTGGCCGGCTGCGCCACCGGGGGCGACCCGGTGGCGCTCGGCATCCTGCGGGCCGCCGCGGGCCATCTCGCCGATGCCGCGGCCGCGGTCTGCCCGCCGGCCGCGGACAGCGCGGTGGCCTGCACCGGCGGGCTGTTCGGCCTGGGCGAGCCGCTGTGGGCGCCGCTGCGCACGGCGCTCGCCGAGCGGCTGCCGCGAGCACGCCGGACGGTCGCCGCCGGGAGCCCGCTCGACGGGGCGCTGACCATCGCCGCGGCGCTGGCCGGCGACCGTCTGACGCTGCCCGCCGACGGGAAGTTGTTGCAGATCACACGGCCTGCGCCGGGTCCGTGACCAAGGACGCGCGGGATAAAACGGGACGGATACCTCGTCACCGAACCCTCCCTCCGCGCGGGTAGGACCCGAGGCGTTAGCATGCGGCGCCATGAGTTCCCCCACTGGGCCCGCACCTGGCTCGCCCCATTTTGACGCCGCACCCCCGAGCCCGGGAGCCGCGCCCGGCCTGCCGGTACGAATGCCGCGCGCGCGGCAGTCCGGCCGCCACCGCAAGCCGGAACCCCTGGCCGCGCCCGAGGGCGCGCCCGCCCTGGTGCTGGCCGTACCCGGCACCCCCTCGTCCGCCTCGCGCAGCCTGGCCGACGAGATCTCCAGCATCGCCCGCTCCGAACTCCCCGGCCTCGACGCCCGTATCGGGTATGTCGACGGTGGCGACGACGAGTTCCCGTCCCTGGAGGCCGTGCTGGCGCACGCCGCCACGGAGCACAAGGCGCGGGTGGACGCCGACGGACAGCCCGGCCCCGGCCCCGCCGCCGTCGTGGTGCCGCTGC belongs to Streptomyces sp. NBC_01454 and includes:
- a CDS encoding uracil-DNA glycosylase, with the translated sequence MAARPLQEIVEPGWAKELEPVADRIAAMGDFLRAEIAAGRSYLPAGADVLRAFQQPFDEVRVLIVGQDPYPTPGHAVGLSFSVAPEVRPLPPSLENIFRELHSDLGLPRPSNGDLTPWTRQGVLLLNRALTTAPRKPAAHRGKGWEEVTEQAIRALVARGRPLVSVLWGRDARNLRPLLGDLPAVESSHPSPMSADRGFFGSRPFSRVNDLLARQGAQPVDWRLP
- a CDS encoding phospholipid scramblase-related protein → MTNANIPAGWYADPQGTPHQLRWWDGSRWTEHTHPGQQPPAPHQAPQPGHQQAPQQPAPQQAAQQQATQQPPQQMPHQSAPQQQLPPQQAPGQAPYPGPQQGGAPYGAQGYGHPQQAPGQQLPGQQMQQPYGQQPMPGQPAGNPGAVQHQVQQQAGVAPGGPGGGSLFTEPVLVVNQKAKLIEVTNEYSVFDQHGNTIGTVVQVGQSTAKKVLRVVSSLDQYMTHKLEIRDAYGQPQLVLTRPAKILKSKVIVQRPDGSPVGEIVQQNAIGKINFAMMVNGQQIGAIKAENWRAWNFAIVDHADTEVARITKTWEGLAKTMFTTADNYVLQIHHQLPDPLLSLVVATALTVDTALKQDARGLG
- a CDS encoding N-acetylglucosamine kinase, producing MGEPPGHGRDAAGAGHVLGVDSGGSGLRIAVARADDEAARPLAVRVSREPVRTGPAGIDAGHLLSQLLPAAQELRREAGADGFTAVCVGAAGAATLGDELRGRLPAALATALGVRRCAVAADAVTAYAGALGQRPGAVVVAGTGMIALGTDPTTPGGWRRADGWGHLLGDCGGGAWLGRAGLEAALRAYDGRPGGSAALLARAEAVFGPAGELPGALYPRADRPAALASFAPEVAGCATGGDPVALGILRAAAGHLADAAAAVCPPAADSAVACTGGLFGLGEPLWAPLRTALAERLPRARRTVAAGSPLDGALTIAAALAGDRLTLPADGKLLQITRPAPGP